The DNA sequence CGATCGTGCGGGCGCCCATGGCGCGGGCGAGATGATCGCCCAGTGCCACCCGGGCCTCGGTCGCGATCACCGGCGGGGCGAGAGAGTACAGCTCGGCCAGCTCGGACACCATCGCGCCGAGGAGCCCGGCGCCGTGGTCCATCAGCGCACGTGGGGACAGGCCGTCGGCCAGGACGAAGCCCACGTCGAACTCCCCCTCGGGGATCGAGGACACATCCCGCGGCACCCTGCCCAGATCCGGCCGTCGCAGGTATTCCCCACGCGAGGAGGCCCGCGAGGTGACCACGGCCGGCTCCCCGATACCGATCTCCCGCACCTGCGCGGCCAGCGCCCCGACATCCAGCGGCATGTGCACGGCGTCCCGCGCGGCGGCGTGGGCGGACCGGAACTCCAGAACCCGGCGGGTGGGGAGCGAGTCTCCGGTGCGGCCCAGCCCGATACGTGCCCGGGTACTGCGGCGCAGTTCGTCCCAGAAGGAGGGCTCGATCCCGCTCATCTCGTCCCCGTCAGGGCGCGGAGCGGAGACCCGGTGGCGTCGATGTCCAGAATCCGTCCCCGCGCGTCGACCATGCCCAGACGGTCGAGCCATTCCGCGAACTCGGGGGCCGGGGTCAGCCCCAGCACCTGCCTGACATACAACACGTCGTGGAAGCTCAGGCTCTGGTATCCCAACATCACGTCATCGGCGCCGGGCACCGCGATGACGAAGGCGGCGCCCGCCGCACCGAGCAGTGTGAGCAGGCTGTCCATGTCGTCCTGGTCGGCCTCGGCGTGATTGGTGTAGCAGACGTCCACACCCATCGGCAGACCGAGGAGCTTGCCGCAGAAGTGGTCCTCGAGCCCTGCGCGGATGATCTGTTTGCCGTCGTAGAGATACTCGGGACCGATGAACCCCACGACCGTGTTGACCAGCAGCGGATCGAGGTCACGGCACACCGCGTAGGCCCTGGCCTCGAGGGTCTGCTGGTCCACGGGCCGGCCTCCCGTCCCCAGGTGTGCGCCCGCGCTCAACGCCGAGCCCTGCCCGGTCTCCAGGTACATCACGTTGTCGCCCACGGTCCCGCGGTGCAGCGAGCGGCCCGCCTCATTGGCCTCGCGCAGCAGCGCGAGGTCCACCCCGAAGCCTGAATTGGCGCCCTCCGTGCCGGCGACGGACTGGAAGACCAGATCCACCGGCGCCCCCTGTTCGATGAGTTCCATCGTCGTGGTGACGTGTGACAGGACGCAGGACTGCGCGGGGATCTCGAAGCGCTGGCGTATCTCGTCGAGCAGATGCAGCAGGTCCGAGGTGGCGTGCGGGGAGTCCGTCGCCGGATTGACGCCGATCACCGCGTCGCCGGAGCCCAGGAGCAGACCGTCGAGGGTGGCCGCGGCGATGCCCCTCGGGTCGTCGGTCGGATGATTGGGCTGCAGGCGCGTCGCCAGGGTGCCCGGCAGGCCCACGGTGGTCCGGAACGCCGAGGTCACCCGGACCGCGCGGGCCACGGCGATCAGGTCCTGGTTGCGCATCAGCTTGCTCACCGCCGCCACCATCTCCGGGGTCAGCCCCGCCGCCACGGAGGCCAGCGTCGCGGCCGCCCCGGCAGAGGCCGAGACCTCGAGGAGCCAGTCGCGTAGGCCACCCACGGTGAGGTGGGCCACCGGTGCGAACGCGGCGCGATCATGCGAGTCGACGATGAGACGGGTGACCTCATCGGTCTCGTACGGCACGAGCAGGTCCTCGAGGAAGGTCTCGAGCGGGACCTCGGCGAGCGCCCACTGCGCGGCGGCGCGTTCGGCGTCGGACGACGCCGCGCACCCGGCCAACTCGTCACCCGATCTCCGCGCAGACGCCTTGGCCATCAGGTCCACGAGGCCGTCGAACCGAAAGGTCGTTCCCGAGACCTGCTGGGTGTACTTACTCATCGGGGCTCATTCGAGTTCTGCTTCCGCTCGGGCCAGTGCGGCGAACTCCTCGTCCGGGGAGTTGGCGACGAGGTGGTGGCGACTGTGGATACCGAAGTACAGCATGAACGCACCGAACACCACCAGGCAGCAGAGCGCGGCCGTGCTGTTGACGAGGAACGTGGCCACCACGGCCAACGCGGCCACGACAAGGGCGAACCCTGTGGTCACGACGCCGCCAGGGGTCCGGTAGGGGCGCTCCATGTCCGGCTCCCTTCGGCGCAGCACGATGTGACTGACCATCATCAGGACGTAGCTGAGCGCAGCACCGAACACCGCCATGTTGAGGAGCATGTCGCCCTGGCCGGTGAGGGAGAGCAGGAACCCGAGTACTCCCGGGACGACGAGGGCCAGGGTCGGCGCCCTGCGCGAATTGGTGACGGACAGCGCCCTGGGCAGGTAGCCGGCCCGGGAGAGGGCGAACAACTGACGGGAGTAGGCGTAGATGATGGAGAAGAAGCTGGCGACGAGACCGGCGAGCCCGATGTAGTTGACCAGCTTCGCGGCCGACCCGTCGCCGAGCGCCTCGACAAGTGGGTTTCCGGAGGACTGGATGGCATCCGCGCCGCCGGCACCGGTGGCCAGGACCAGGACGGTGGTCGCGGTGACGAGCAGAACCCCCATCCCCGCGATGATGCCGCGGGGAACGTTGCGGGCCGGATCCTTGGCCTCCTCGGCGGCCAGCGGCACACCCTCGATGGCGAGGAAGAACCAGATCGCGAACGGCACGGCGGCCCAGATGCCGAGGAATCCGAACGGCAGGAAGTCCGAGGCACCGGCGGCGTCGGTGGGAGCGATGTTGGTGAGGTTCGACGCCTCGAACTGGCCCGCGGCCGCCACGGCGAAGACGACGAGGCCGACCAGAGCAATGGCGGTGATGACGAACATGACCTTGAGGGCCTCACCGACTCCGGCGAGGTGGATGCCGATGAACACCGCGTACACCGCGAGGTAGACCCACCACCCGTCGGTGATGCCGAACAACTCAAGGGATTCGACGTACGCGCCGATGAACGTCGCTATGGCGGCGGGCGCGATGGCGTACTCGATGAGGATGGCGGTCCCGGTGGCGAACCCTCCCCACGGCCCCAGGGCGCGCCGCGCGAAGGTGTAGCCACCGCCCGCGGCCGGGAGCGCCGAGGACATCTCGGCCATGCCGAGCACCATGGCCAGGTACATGCCGGCGATGATCACCGCGGCGATGAGCAGGCCACCGAAGCCGCCCTGTTCCAGGCCGAAGTTCCACCCCGAGTAGTCGCCCGAGATCACGTAGCTGACGCCGAGACCCGCGAGCAGCACCCACCCGGCGGTGCCCTTTTTCAACTGGCGCCTGGCCAGGTAGTCACCGCTCTCGAGGTGAGATCGCGTTCCGTCATGGTGGCTACTGTGGGTGTCTGCGATGGACATGCGCGGCCTCTCTCGAAGCGGTATCGACGGATGTCGCGCGGCGGGCGCGAACCGGCTCACCGTAGGTCCGCGGTGTGAGCACCGCGTCGACGCGATGTGACGACCCTGTTACGGCGGTCGGCACCGCCGACACGATGGTCTCCCCGGAGAACTCCATCCGGTACATCGACGCCGTGACGCAGCGCAGCGGTATCGGGGCCCTCGTCCTGGCGGACGGCGAGGACCACGTGTCGCTCGTGAGCGCGGATTCCGCGCACTATCAGCAGATTCTCGACATCATCTCCGAGACGTCGGACAAGACCGTCGACGAACTCGCGCAGCACCACTCGCGCTAGTCGCCTCGAGCCCCGCCGGCCAGCCGCTCGATCCCGTCGTGCATCAGATCGACGGCGGTGCCGAAGACGACACCGGGGTCGATCCCGCGATAGTCCGCCAGGAGCGCCGTGGTGAGCGGGTAGTCCTCGGCGGGAAGCGCCTCGATCTCCACCGCGGTGGCGGAGTCCACGGGAGCCATCATCCCCAGCGCCTCGGCCGTGGCCAGCCCGAGCACCATCGCGAACCAACCCACCGTCACGGTCACCACCTGCGGCCGGGGGATCCCGGCACCCGCCATCGCCGCGTGCACGACCTCGGTGGTGGCGTAGTCGGCCGACCCGGTGTGGGTGAACCGCTGGAGCAACGGGAACGTCCGGGGATACGACCTGGCCAGCGCGCGGTACTGCTCGGCCAGGTGGAGCAGTGTCGACCGCCAGTGCTCCCCGGGCGCGGCGGGCCGCACCCGGGCGTCCAGCCATGACGCCATGGCCCTGGTCAGCCCCTCCTTGGACCCGAAGTGATAGGCCACCGACATCGCGTCGCACCCCGCCGCTCGGGCCACACCGCGCAGACTGAAGGACTCCTGCCCGCCCTCCTCGAGCAGACCGACGGCCGCATTGACGATCCGCTCGGGGGACAGTCCCCTCGGCCCACGTCCGGAGTGTCGCTCGACCATCGGATCCCCCCACTTTCGGGCCACCGGGCCCACGCCGCCATTTCTACATCGTAGAATACTGATGACCAGAAGGAGGGCACCATGGTGGAGATCAGGACGGCGAGGCCTGCCGACGCACCGGCGACCGGGGAGATGCTCGGGGAGGCGTTCCGTGACGACCCCGCGTGGGCGCAGTTCTACCCTGACGCGACCTCACGGTCCGCACGCCTGACCGCGCACTACCGCCGTCACGTCAGTCGACACCCTGACCGGGTCGATGTGGCCGTTGACGGCGCAGAGGTACTGGGCGCGTTGCTCTGGGAGCCGCCCCACCGCGATGCGGGCCGGTTCTCCGGGTGGGTCGGCCGCATCGCGGCGGCCCTGCGCTACATGGTCTCACCCACCGCCCGCCGCGGACGGGCCCATACCCGCGCGGTCGAGGCCCACAGGCCGTCGGAACCGCACTGGTACTTCCATGACATCGCCGCCGGTCCCCGGGCCCGCGGGAAGGGGATCGGATCGGCGCTCCTGCGCCACCGCCTGGACCTCATCGACCGGGGCGGGCCGTATCCGGTGTTCCTCGAGGCCACCACCTCGGGCAGTCGCCGTCTGTACGAACGGTTCGGCTTCCGCCCCGTGGGCACCGTCCCCACCGGGCCCGGGCAGGAGTCCACGACGATGATCCGCCCGGCGGGCGGCGGCGAAGCGTGACCCCAGCCTGGCCGGTCCGGACGATCTCGCGACGGCCGCGGAGATCCTCGTCCGGGCGTTCGAGCACTACCCCTGGACCCGCCACGTCATCCCCGAGGAGGGGTACGGCGAGCGCCTGCTCGCCCTGCAGGAGCTCTGTCCCGCGCACGCCCACCGACACGGGTTCGTCGCTGTCACCGGGGACCTCGACGGCGTGATCGCGCTCCTGCCACCGGATGCCCCGGACCCCGACGTGACAGCGGTCGAACAGATCGTGGCCCTGCGCGGCGACCGGATCGGGCGCCTGGAGACCTCGGACCTGCGGAACGTCACACTGTACGAACGGCACGGCTTCTCGGTCACCGGGCGCCGCGACCACCCGGACGGGCCCCCCGTCTGAGCCACCGAGCTCCACCCCCGCGCGCACTGACCGTCCACCCCACCGACGCCGGGAGCGCCGGAGGGGTGGGAGTAGCTTCTACACCGTGACCAGGTACCGCGACCCGATCGCGCAGTGGCGCGCGGCTGTCGTGGTGCTGGCATCCGCGCTCACCGCCACCGTCGCGCACACGGCCGGGGGAGGCGGTGTGCCCGGTCCCGGCGGATGGTCCGTCGTGGCCCTGTGCCTCCTCCCCGTCGCCGCGCTCGCCCGGAGCCGGGCCGGGAGTGGCGCGCCGGGGCTGGCGCTGGCCGGGCTCCTCGGCCAGGGCGTGGGCCACCTCGCCCTGTCGCCCGTGACGCTCCCGCCCGCCACCGGACGCCCCGGGATCACGGGCCACCACTCGTCCGCGTCTGCGCACCTCGCGGCGGGCCCTCCCGCGCACGGGTCGGGGCACGAGCTTCTCCACGGCCACGGAGTCCCGCTCCTGTCTCCCACATCCGGCTGGGCCGGCACCGCCGAATCACTGGCCCATCCGGCCCACCTGGACCCGCTCATGCTTCTCGCCCACATCGTCGGCGCGGCGCTGCCGGCGGTGCTGGTGGCCGCCGCCGAGGGAGTGCGCAGGGTGGCGGCCCGGCTCATCCTGCTGGGCCGTGACCTCGTCGCACCCGCGACCCCGTGGGCGGGAACCCCCGCCTCCGCCCGGCAGGACGCCCCGGCGCCGGTCGGGCGTCTGACCGGGCGCTCGCTACGCGGGCCACCGCTTTCCGCCTGATCCCACACACCCTCCCCCCGGGGCCGGCGCCCCGGGGCCACGCCGGTGTGCGTCCTTCTCTCATCTCGAACGGCCCCCGCGGTCGCGCGCGAGCGCACCGGCAGCACGGGGCCGTGGATCAGGAGTACCCAACCCATGACCACCACGACCGACCACCCACGCGAACCCGACCCGCCCACTGCCGCCTCCCCCACCGCCGACCTGCCCACCGCCGGACCGCGCGACCCGCGCGTCGGTGGCCCACTGAGGCAACTCATGCTCCGCCTCCACTTCTACGTCGGCCTGCTGGTCGGCCCGTTCCTGCTCATCGCCGCGGTGTCGGGCTTCTTCTACGCGCTGGCGCCGACGCTCGAGAAGGCGGTCTACGCCGATCAGTTGACCGCCGCCTCCTCGGCGCAGAACGTCGCACTGACCGACCAGATCACCACCGCACGCGCGGTTCATCCCGATCTCGCGGTCTCGAGGATCGTGCCCGGGAGCGACGGGTCGACGACCAGGGTGTTGTTCACGGATGACTCACTACCGTCGGAATCGCACTCCCGCGTGGTCTTCGTCGACCCCTCCGACGGTGCCGTCCGCGGGGACACCGTCCAGTACGGGTCCGGCCAGGCGCTCCCTCTGCGCACCTGGCTGTCCGGCCTGCACCGCAGTCTGCACCTCGGCGAGGTCGGGCGCCTCTACTCCGAGCTGGCCGCCAGCTGGCTCGCCCCACTCGCCCTGGCGGGGTTGTACCTGTGGTGGGGCCGTACCCGCCGGGCCGACACCTCTCCGTTCAGGTCGGCCCCCGGCCTGGAGGGGCGGGCGCGCCTACGCTCCCGCCACGCCGTGCTGGGCACCTGGGCACTGGTGGGCATGCTCGTGCTGTCGGCGACCGGTCTGACCTGGTCGGCCTACGCCGGGCAGCGCGTCTCCGACCTCCGCTCCGCCCTGGACTGGACCACGCCGACGCTGTCGGCCCACTCTCCTGAGACCTCCGACGCCATAACCCCTGTCGCCGCGTCCGCGAACGGACACGCGCATCACGGTTCCCATGGCGCTTCCCATGGTTTCGGTTCCGAGGACGCCGCCGCCTGGACCCCGGAGGGAGCGCAGATCGCACTGGCCGGCGCCCGCTCAGCGGGTCTGACGGAACCCGTCCAGCTGGTCCCGCCCGCCGCCGAGGGTGACCCCTGGCGGGTCCAGGAGGCCCGGCGGTCCTGGACGCCCGGGCCCGACGCGGTGAGCATCGATCCCGCGACGGGCGGGGTGGTGCAGTCCATCCCGTTCTCCAGCTACCCCGTCGCCGCCAAACTCACCGACTGGGGCATCCGGCTCCACATGGGGTTCCTGTTCGGGGTGGCCAATCAACTGCTGTTGGCGGCCGTCGCGGCGGCGGTCGTCGTCGTCACTCTCCGGGGGTACTCCCTGTGGTGGACGCGGCGACCCACCCGCACCCGCGGTCTGGCCCGGCCCCCCGTGCGGGGCGCGGCACTCGAACTTCTGCGCCGCCGCCCACTGGCGGTCCTGATCGGGGCGGCCGTGATCGCGGTCGCCGGATGGGCCGTCCCGCTCCTGGGGATCTCGCTGGCGGCGTTCCTCGTCCTGGATTCGCTGGCGGGGCTCGCCGCACGGCGGGCACGGGGCTGACCCACGCCGACGCCGATTCGCCCCGTGGCGAGCGAAAGTCTGGTCACGGGGCGACTCGCGGGTCTAGATTGCGGCCATGACAGTCACCGACGAGCTACTCGAGGCCGCCAGGGCCTATGCGTCCGATTTCGACAAGGGCGGCCTGCCCATGCCGCCCGGCCGCAAGACCGCCGTGGTGGCGTGCATGGACGCCCGCCTCAATCCGTACGGACTGTTGGGTCTGTCCGAGGGTGACGCGCACGTGATCCGCAACGCCGGAGGCGTGGTCACCGACGACGTCCTGCGGTCGCTCACGATCAGCCAGCGGCTCCTGGGGACCGAGGAGATCGTGCTGATCCACCACACCGACTGCGGCATGCTCACCTTCAGAGACGACGACTTCAAGGACCAGATCCAGGCCGACACCGGTCTGCGCCCGCGGTGGTCTCCGGAGGCGTTCGGCGACGTGGAAGGGGACGTCCGTCAGTCGCTCGCACGCGTCGAGGCGGATCCGTTCCTCCTGCACGCCTCCGCGGTCCGCGGCTTCGTCTACGACGTGGAGACCGGCGAGCTGCGCGAGGTCGCCCGCAGCCCGGAGTGAGGTCCGAGGGCCGCCCGCACCCTCAGGGCACGCGCAGGATCTGCACAGCTCGGTCTCATCACCATCGGTGGCGCGATGGCACTGTACTCACGGGGTGGCGCTGCTGGAATCAACGGTGATAAGTTCCTGCTCACCAATTGCCCCCCCGGGGCCAACGCCGGAAGGGGCGCGGTCGAGCATGGTTCACCACAGGATTCACCTCGGGAAGGCAGTGGGCGTCGTCGTCGCCGTGATCTGTCTGGCCATCGCCGCGGTGGTCTTCGCCGCGGGAGCGGCCGACGCCCAGGGCTCATCGCGGGACACGGGCAGCCTCGGGAGCCTGGCGGACACGGCCAGCCTCGGGAGCACGGGCAGCGCCGGGAGCCCGGGCGAGGACGCGAACCCGTTCTCGGTGAGTATGGGGGACGAGCACGCGTGCGCCGTCACGACTCTCGGCACGGTCGCGTGCTGGGGCCGGAACTCGTACGGCTCGCTGGGCGGTGGACCCACCGTCGCCCCCGGCACCATCGTGGAGGTGGCCGACCTCGTGGACGTCACCTCGGTGAGCGTGGGGGCCAACTTCTCCTGCGCGGTGACCCGTGCCGGGGAGGTCCGGTGCTGGGGTTCCAACTTCCTCGGACAGCTGGGGGACGGGACGCGGACCGATCGGTACACCCCCGTGCCCGTTGACGGGCTCTCGCGTGCGATCGCCGTCAGCACCGGCAACGCCCACGCCTGTGCTCTGCTGGTCGACCGGACGGTGGCGTGCTGGGGCGTGAACAACCTGGGACAGTTGGGGGACGGCACCACCGACACCCGGACGAGCCCGGTCCCCGTGGAGGGGCTGCGCACCGTGTCCTCGATCGATCTCGGACCCCTCCATTCGTGCGCTCGTCTCGAGGACGGCACCGCCCGATGCTGGGGCCGCAACGGGGAGGGGCAGTTGGGCGACGGCACCACCGACAACAGGCTCACTCCGACGCCCGTGGCCGGCCTCGATGACGCGGCCTCGATCGCAGCGGGCAGCAACCACACGTGTGCGGCTCTGACGGACGGCGGTGCCCGCTGTTGGGGTCAGAACTACAACGGCGCTCTCGGCGACGGATCCACCACGGACCGCGTGGTGCCCGTGGCGGTGGACGGACTGTCGAACGTGGTCGCAGTGAGCGCGGGAGGCGCGCATTCCTGCGCGGTCCTCCGCGACGGTTCGGCGCGGTGTTGGGGTGCGAACTTCCTCGGCAACCTGGGCGACGGCACCTTTGACGACAGCCTCGTCCCGGTACCCGTAGAAGACCTGGCCGGCGCGACGGGGATCAGCTCGTGGGGCTCGTCCACCTGCGCGATCCTGGATGACGATTCCATCAGCTGCTGGGGCCTCAACCACTACGGCCAGTTGGGCGACGGCACGACGGAGAACCGCCCCGGTCCCGTC is a window from the Dietzia sp. JS16-p6b genome containing:
- the eutC gene encoding ethanolamine ammonia-lyase subunit EutC; amino-acid sequence: MSGIEPSFWDELRRSTRARIGLGRTGDSLPTRRVLEFRSAHAAARDAVHMPLDVGALAAQVREIGIGEPAVVTSRASSRGEYLRRPDLGRVPRDVSSIPEGEFDVGFVLADGLSPRALMDHGAGLLGAMVSELAELYSLAPPVIATEARVALGDHLARAMGARTIAVIIGERPGLSVADSLGIYLTHLPSPGTPDSGRNCISNIHPPDGLDYARSAHIVARLIAGARELGASGVALKDTSRAAGVEAGDTLTVEGEASDTRTPE
- a CDS encoding ethanolamine ammonia-lyase subunit EutB, whose protein sequence is MSKYTQQVSGTTFRFDGLVDLMAKASARRSGDELAGCAASSDAERAAAQWALAEVPLETFLEDLLVPYETDEVTRLIVDSHDRAAFAPVAHLTVGGLRDWLLEVSASAGAAATLASVAAGLTPEMVAAVSKLMRNQDLIAVARAVRVTSAFRTTVGLPGTLATRLQPNHPTDDPRGIAAATLDGLLLGSGDAVIGVNPATDSPHATSDLLHLLDEIRQRFEIPAQSCVLSHVTTTMELIEQGAPVDLVFQSVAGTEGANSGFGVDLALLREANEAGRSLHRGTVGDNVMYLETGQGSALSAGAHLGTGGRPVDQQTLEARAYAVCRDLDPLLVNTVVGFIGPEYLYDGKQIIRAGLEDHFCGKLLGLPMGVDVCYTNHAEADQDDMDSLLTLLGAAGAAFVIAVPGADDVMLGYQSLSFHDVLYVRQVLGLTPAPEFAEWLDRLGMVDARGRILDIDATGSPLRALTGTR
- the eat gene encoding ethanolamine permease, with the translated sequence MSIADTHSSHHDGTRSHLESGDYLARRQLKKGTAGWVLLAGLGVSYVISGDYSGWNFGLEQGGFGGLLIAAVIIAGMYLAMVLGMAEMSSALPAAGGGYTFARRALGPWGGFATGTAILIEYAIAPAAIATFIGAYVESLELFGITDGWWVYLAVYAVFIGIHLAGVGEALKVMFVITAIALVGLVVFAVAAAGQFEASNLTNIAPTDAAGASDFLPFGFLGIWAAVPFAIWFFLAIEGVPLAAEEAKDPARNVPRGIIAGMGVLLVTATTVLVLATGAGGADAIQSSGNPLVEALGDGSAAKLVNYIGLAGLVASFFSIIYAYSRQLFALSRAGYLPRALSVTNSRRAPTLALVVPGVLGFLLSLTGQGDMLLNMAVFGAALSYVLMMVSHIVLRRREPDMERPYRTPGGVVTTGFALVVAALAVVATFLVNSTAALCCLVVFGAFMLYFGIHSRHHLVANSPDEEFAALARAEAELE
- a CDS encoding TetR/AcrR family transcriptional regulator, translating into MVERHSGRGPRGLSPERIVNAAVGLLEEGGQESFSLRGVARAAGCDAMSVAYHFGSKEGLTRAMASWLDARVRPAAPGEHWRSTLLHLAEQYRALARSYPRTFPLLQRFTHTGSADYATTEVVHAAMAGAGIPRPQVVTVTVGWFAMVLGLATAEALGMMAPVDSATAVEIEALPAEDYPLTTALLADYRGIDPGVVFGTAVDLMHDGIERLAGGARGD
- a CDS encoding GNAT family N-acetyltransferase encodes the protein MVEIRTARPADAPATGEMLGEAFRDDPAWAQFYPDATSRSARLTAHYRRHVSRHPDRVDVAVDGAEVLGALLWEPPHRDAGRFSGWVGRIAAALRYMVSPTARRGRAHTRAVEAHRPSEPHWYFHDIAAGPRARGKGIGSALLRHRLDLIDRGGPYPVFLEATTSGSRRLYERFGFRPVGTVPTGPGQESTTMIRPAGGGEA
- a CDS encoding PepSY domain-containing protein, with product MTTTTDHPREPDPPTAASPTADLPTAGPRDPRVGGPLRQLMLRLHFYVGLLVGPFLLIAAVSGFFYALAPTLEKAVYADQLTAASSAQNVALTDQITTARAVHPDLAVSRIVPGSDGSTTRVLFTDDSLPSESHSRVVFVDPSDGAVRGDTVQYGSGQALPLRTWLSGLHRSLHLGEVGRLYSELAASWLAPLALAGLYLWWGRTRRADTSPFRSAPGLEGRARLRSRHAVLGTWALVGMLVLSATGLTWSAYAGQRVSDLRSALDWTTPTLSAHSPETSDAITPVAASANGHAHHGSHGASHGFGSEDAAAWTPEGAQIALAGARSAGLTEPVQLVPPAAEGDPWRVQEARRSWTPGPDAVSIDPATGGVVQSIPFSSYPVAAKLTDWGIRLHMGFLFGVANQLLLAAVAAAVVVVTLRGYSLWWTRRPTRTRGLARPPVRGAALELLRRRPLAVLIGAAVIAVAGWAVPLLGISLAAFLVLDSLAGLAARRARG
- a CDS encoding carbonic anhydrase — protein: MTVTDELLEAARAYASDFDKGGLPMPPGRKTAVVACMDARLNPYGLLGLSEGDAHVIRNAGGVVTDDVLRSLTISQRLLGTEEIVLIHHTDCGMLTFRDDDFKDQIQADTGLRPRWSPEAFGDVEGDVRQSLARVEADPFLLHASAVRGFVYDVETGELREVARSPE
- a CDS encoding RCC1 domain-containing protein translates to MVHHRIHLGKAVGVVVAVICLAIAAVVFAAGAADAQGSSRDTGSLGSLADTASLGSTGSAGSPGEDANPFSVSMGDEHACAVTTLGTVACWGRNSYGSLGGGPTVAPGTIVEVADLVDVTSVSVGANFSCAVTRAGEVRCWGSNFLGQLGDGTRTDRYTPVPVDGLSRAIAVSTGNAHACALLVDRTVACWGVNNLGQLGDGTTDTRTSPVPVEGLRTVSSIDLGPLHSCARLEDGTARCWGRNGEGQLGDGTTDNRLTPTPVAGLDDAASIAAGSNHTCAALTDGGARCWGQNYNGALGDGSTTDRVVPVAVDGLSNVVAVSAGGAHSCAVLRDGSARCWGANFLGNLGDGTFDDSLVPVPVEDLAGATGISSWGSSTCAILDDDSISCWGLNHYGQLGDGTTENRPGPVQVMGLPR